A DNA window from Hydractinia symbiolongicarpus strain clone_291-10 chromosome 6, HSymV2.1, whole genome shotgun sequence contains the following coding sequences:
- the LOC130647750 gene encoding uncharacterized protein LOC130647750: MYSDISDSDSDLDWLFTDDSLSDDENEDYINEILQCASKKRGRPALHEQHPGLVPCIASYISQNSAEAHLRRRDSIMYTNGVSLKDIVSHIKSTLGLNVSKSAVHYLMRPRRKKTTSSKRHKSLVDARVPPKRNTGEKKIHEDFHFSCSQVNLVNELAQLCNENTISLSVDNKNKVDVGIPATSRRAQIRRYHIENEAPIYNDHDFPYPNSKLTPAGYQQLKVRITRSRSLSPTRQPLKINRKRSLSEGSSFLVLKSERTKDKVGRSKIKWSRKGPLFIHLYPSRLVEATNVMHVNYLLHLLQQEKKIKNVYNVVAIADGGPDWSTKAVVNLMSLGYLWLNLRLDCLIVQCYAPGHSRFNPIERCWSFLTQQLVGVTLPVEVDGKTPNPNDSEKWLNVLDNAATVCSKFWNNKIYDGFPIKVETFLSTNPLLKDIKCAHDTIKRFCVASRKSIKSSVEFTELQQKYRFFVKHCTRKAYQIEFVRCTSTDCDHCSSLPLRKNQFLDVIREFGGTCPTPQHSDFFAGHYKTLIEMVQSQLCRNISSASRIMPCLTTKYDVCNHGCRYAFFSEADKTRHMRLMDH, from the exons ATGTATTCAGATATTTCAGATAGCGACAGCGACCTAGATTGGTTGTTTACGGACGATTCTTTGTCCgatgatgaaaatgaagatTACATCAACGAAATTTTACAATGcg ctTCAAAAAAACGAGGCAGACCAGCGCTACACGAGCAACATCCGGGCTTGGTTCCATGTATCGCATCCTACATAAGTCAGAACTCGGCCGAGGCCCATTTGAGGCGCAGAGACAGTATTATGTACACAAATGGTGTAAGCTTAAAAGATATTGTCTCTCACATAAAAAGTACGCTCGGGTTAAATGTGAGTAAGAGCGCAGTGCATTACCTCATGAGACCGAGGAGAAAAAAAACCACTTCGAGCAAGCGTCACAAATCGTTGGTTGATGCACGTGTTCCGCCCAAGCGCAACACGGGAGAAAAAAAGATCCATGaagattttcatttttcttgctCCCAAGTTAACTTGGTTAATGAGTTAGCGCAGTTATGCAATGAAAACACAATCTCCTTGTCAGTtgacaacaaaaacaaggtGGATGTTGGTATTCCCGCCACGAGTAGACGTGCGCAAATCCGACGTTATCACATCGAAAATGAGGCTCCCATTTACAATGACCACGACTTCCCCTATCCGAATAGTAAATTAACCCCAGCAGGTTATCAACAATTAAAGGTGAGAATAACAAGATCACGCTCATTATCTCCAACCCGCCagcctttaaaaataaatagaaaaaggtCTTTGTCTGAAGGAAGCAGTTTTCTGGTCCTAAAATCAGAAAGAACCAAGGACAAAGTTGGTAGAAGCAAAATCAAATGGTCCCGTAAAGGTCCGCTTTTCATACATTTATATCCTTCACGTTTAGTAGAAGCCACCAACGTCATGCATGTAAACTATCTTCTTCATCTTttgcaacaagaaaaaaaaattaaaaatgtttataacgtCGTTGCAATTGCAGATGGAGGCCCCGACTGGTCAACAAAAGCAGTAGTTAACCTGATGTCGTTGGGTTATTTGTGGTTGAATTTACGTTTAGATTGTTTGATCGTTCAATGTTACGCTCCGGGGCACTCCCGTTTTAATCCTATAGAAAGATGTTGGTCTTTCCTCACCCAGCAGCTGGTAGGAGTAACGCTTCCCGTTGAGGTTGATGGAAAAACACCTAATCCAAATGATTCTGAAAAATGGTTAAACGTCCTCGACAATGCTGCAACGGTTTGCTCAAAGTTTTGGaacaataaaatatatgatGGTTTTCCAATAAAAGTAGAAACCTTCCTATCTACAAATCCGTTGCTGAAGGATATCAAGTGCGCGCACGATACTATCAAAAGATTTTGTGTTGCATCCAGAAAATCGATAAAATCATCTGTTGAATTTACAGAGCTACAACAGAAATACCGCTTTTTCGTGAAGCATTGTACGAGGAAAGCGTATCAAATTGAGTTTGTACGTTGTACTAGCACAGATTGTGACCATTGCTCATCCTTGCCACTTCGGAAGAACCAATTTTTAGACGTGATAAGAGAATTTGGAGGCACGTGTCCAACACCACAAcatagtgatttttttgcagGTCACTATAAAACGCTCATCGAGATGGTACAGTCACAACTATGCCGAAATATTTCTAGTGCATCGCGCATCATGCCCTGCCTTACAACAAAATATGATGTCTGCAATCATGGCTGCAGATACGCTTTTTTTTCAGAAGCAGACAAAACCCGACACATGAGGTTAATGGACCATTAA
- the LOC130647753 gene encoding substance-K receptor-like has protein sequence MNTSNETEQKNNSDDANKDAWKLAYTIQGSVIIILNSFAIILILIRQKLRKKLSNKFLCSLLFVHLIFGIFDLIFGFTMMYNENEIVNVSNMKERIQNHALDCITSIVISLFLNLMLVTIDRLAAIKYPFKYIKVSTKHGILVLVIIWLVSLSYIPISIACEHPRVSADIVTFTLTIVSFFTLAISNGIVYNIVRKQIKEISKTIIEVPNKTGVNLQKESLQQQKLKSFYICLVMVLSFIIFWTPIIIVDFLKFYDQDVKLFGRIAVFIVFFNSIADPIIYCMMNHELKSEIRKVLRIPHRKYSTPKTQSSEAHEK, from the coding sequence ATGAACACCTCAAACGAAACTGAACAGAAAAATAACAGTGATGACGCCAACAAGGATGCTTGGAAATTGGCATATACAATCCAAGGATctgtaataattattttaaattcatttgcAATCATTTTAATTCTCATTCGTCAAAAGTTGCGTAAAAAACTCAGCAACAAATTTCTCTGCAGCTTGTTATTTGTGCATCTCATCTTCGGCATATTTGATTTAATCTTCGGTTTTACGATGATGTATAACGAAAATGAAATCGTAAACGTTTCAAATATGAAAGAGAGAATTCAAAACCATGCTTTGGACTGTATTACATCAATCGTAATATCACTATTTTTAAACTTAATGTTAGTAACAATAGACAGACTTGCAGCGATTAAATATCCATTTAAATACATAAAAGTATCAACAAAACATGGTATACTTGTTTTAGTCATAATATGGCTTGTCTCGTTGAGCTACATTCCTATTTCCATAGCGTGCGAACATCCAAGAGTTTCTGCAGATATAGTAACATTTACTTTAACTATTGTGTCCTTTTTCACTCTGGCAATATCAAATGGAATTGTGTATAACATTGTAAGGAAGCAAATTAAAGAGATATCGAAAACAATAATAGAAGTCCCGAATAAAACTGGAGTAAATTTGCAAAAGGAAAGtttgcaacaacaaaaactcaaGTCATTTTATATATGCTTAGTTATGGTACTGTCCTTCATAATCTTCTGGACACCCATCATAATTGTtgattttttgaagttttacgATCAAGATGTAAAATTGTTTGGACGTATAGCTGTGttcattgtattttttaacaGCATAGCGGATCCGATTATCTATTGCATGATGAATCACGAACTCAAATCAGAAATTAGAAAGGTTTTGCGCATCCCACACAGAAAGTATTCAACGCCAAAAACTCAAAGTAGTGAAGcacatgaaaaataa
- the LOC130647751 gene encoding centrosomal protein of 44 kDa-like: MCRRNISYIYYILYFYLYWLYFYLNYNILCRCREMSTGDIKNNLRKLKNELKKAHYAEVLDLENMVVGVTTAWLPVLHYLFAEYSIELTSYFSSKGYEFYGKSDLRFLEVVYKILIQEFGVKPMLTKEQFFTIGYAEVKVIFVTKIVTLCVKKNEEILLKIGKKKPRKSKITTKSNIVLNHVTNKGSDVQCIDLTTTEKTSNLNTVYDPRLKQQPTLPLPNPDLALTPMKSISKQVKNSNENNSKQFFCDDLLDVTELEPDDLSSSVVEIVEPEENQLPKFTITKHDDVDFKVVSSGNAPNHQLPEIEFSLPKYTGSPREMKVKVEPCHMKCCSCDANASLMDKLMKRMANMEKNFHDLLTVNSELSARLILMETKVKMMESSLKEPQQEKQELQKESEEESNKSQKNDEPALSVYKSQKKEYSPVKYTGDEVIIKGFKPIRLSDVCNLNEDDALSYNKENISIRHAEFAGNIGNGDNLNDFHDSILQDLLNVSHGFNANTKQTIHNVKQQLMETERLLQNGTTHVTGKENIK, translated from the coding sequence ATGTGTAGAAGAAATATTTCTTACatctattatatattatatttttatttatattggttatatttttacttaaattaTAATATCCTTTGCAGGTGCAGAGAAATGTCTACCGGTGACATCAAAAACAACCTACGAAAACTCAAGAATGAGCTCAAAAAAGCGCACTACGCGGAAGTGTTAGATTTGGAAAACATGGTTGTTGGTGTCACAACTGCTTGGTTACCTGTTCTTCATTATTTATTTGCAGAATATTCTATTGAACTAACATCTTATTTTTCAAGCAAAGGTTATGAGTTCTATGGAAAAAGTGATTTGAGATTCCTTGAAGTTGTATACAAGATTTTAATTCAGGAATTTGGTGTTAAACCAATGTTGACCAAGGAGCAGTTTTTCACCATTGGCTATGCTGAAGTTAAAGTCATCTTTGTAACGAAGATTGTTACCCTATGCGTaaagaaaaatgaagaaattttgttgaaaattggCAAAAAGAAGccaagaaaaagtaaaattactACTAAAAGCAACATTGTTTTGAATCATGTTACTAATAAAGGCTCTGATGTGCAATGTATTGATCTCACCACCACAGAAAAAACATCCAATTTAAACACAGTGTATGATCCTAGACTTAAGCAGCAGCCAACACTGCCTCTCCCTAATCCAGATTTAGCCTTGACCCCAATGAAATCAATTTCAAAACAAGTGAAAAATTCAAATGAGAATAAtagtaaacaatttttttgtgatgATTTACTAGATGTGACTGAGCTAGAACCGGATGATCTTTCTAGTTCTGTTGTTGAAATTGTAGAACCTGAAGAAAATCAGCTACCAAAGTTTACCATTACAAAACATGATGATGTTGATTTCAAAGTTGTATCCTCTGGTAATGCACCAAATCACCAACTACCAGAAATAGAATTTTCATTGCCAAAATATACTGGGTCCCCAAGAGAAATGAAAGTAAAAGTAGAGCCTTGTCACATGAAGTGCTGCTCTTGTGACGCCAATGCCAGTCTTATGGATAAGTTGATGAAACGAATGGCAAACatggaaaaaaactttcatgATTTGCTAACTGTTAACAGTGAATTATCAGCAAGGTTGATTTTAATGGAAACAAAAGTCAAGATGATGGAAAGTTCATTGAAAGAACCTCAACAAGAGAAGCAAGAGCTGCAGAAAGAAAGTGAAGAAGAAAGCAACAAGTCCCAAAAAAATGACGAACCCGCTTTATCAGTTTATAAATCACAGAAAAAAGAATATTCGCCAGTGAAATACACAGGCGATGAGGTTATTATCAAGGGTTTTAAACCGATACGTTTGAGTGATGTTTGCAATTTGAATGAAGATGATGCTCTTTCTTacaacaaagaaaatatttctattAGACATGCAGAATTTGCTGGTAACATTGGAAATGGTGATAACTTGAATGATTTCCATGATAGTATATTGCAGGATTTGTTAAATGTCAGTCATGGTTTCAATGCAAACACCAAACAAACCATTCACAATGTAAAGCAGCAGCTGATGGAAACTGAGCGTCTATTACAAAATGGAACTACTCATGTGACAGGCAAAGAGAACATTAAATAA